The sequence TAAAAAAATAATGTCTGCATCATCTATAGCTAGTTTGATCCAATCTATAGTTGTTGTGGCTTCAATGATCCATGACTCTTTGGGCAAAATAATTTGAAGCTATTTGGTGGATTCTTCTACAGAGTAAGGTTTATCTCATGTGTGATGATGCGTCCACATGAGGTTATCTAATTAATAATAAGGTATCTCTTTTTTAGCTAATAGCTGTCTTGCAAAGGTTGTGTCTCCACCGCCAACAGGACCTGCAATCATTATTTTGGTGATAGTTGTCCTCTAATCAGAAAGAAAAAAGAATGGCAATGAATCGCCATTCTTTTATCTATTTATTTTTTTGCTTCTTGTAAAATATTGATTTTCTCGATGCGGATATCTTTCTTAGGTTTATCTTGTTCGCCAGTTTCAGCAGAGGCGATTTTATCTACAACATCCATACCTTTAGTTACTTGACCGAAAACAGTATGTTTGCCGTCTAGGTAAGGTGTACCACCTTTTTTGTAAGCATCGATAATTTTTTCTGGATAATCATCTTTTAATAAGCCATCTGACTTATCCTCAGCATTTTGAACAATAAAGAATTGGCTACCGTTAGTGCCATTACCTTTTTCATCTTTACCAGCATTAGCCATTGATAGGGCGCCGCGTAGGTTGTACAACTGGTCAGAGATTTCATCATCAAAAGAGTCATTCCAAATACTTTCACCACCTGTGCCATCACCCTTAGGGTCTCCCCCTTGGATCATGAAATCTTTGATAACGCGATGGAACGTAACATTATTATAATAACCATCTTTTGCATGTGTCATGAAGTTTTCAACCGTTTTTGGTGCTTGTTTAGGAAATAGTTTGATTTCAATTGTTCCTTCTGTTGTGACCAATTCAACTAAATCTTCTTCTTCACTAACTGTATCTGACAATTGAGGCAATTCTAGTGAATTTAAATCGACAGATTCAGACGTTTTCGTA is a genomic window of Enterococcus haemoperoxidus ATCC BAA-382 containing:
- a CDS encoding peptidylprolyl isomerase, with protein sequence MKTKKFIAATALLTSLVLFAACGPKNEKKPADSSATSSTDTKTSESVDLNSLELPQLSDTVSEEEDLVELVTTEGTIEIKLFPKQAPKTVENFMTHAKDGYYNNVTFHRVIKDFMIQGGDPKGDGTGGESIWNDSFDDEISDQLYNLRGALSMANAGKDEKGNGTNGSQFFIVQNAEDKSDGLLKDDYPEKIIDAYKKGGTPYLDGKHTVFGQVTKGMDVVDKIASAETGEQDKPKKDIRIEKINILQEAKK